From a single Candidatus Zixiibacteriota bacterium genomic region:
- a CDS encoding efflux RND transporter periplasmic adaptor subunit: MKRIIWGVIIVALVAGGYWWYSNRGDDAATALSFVREAVAERGDLVVSITATGRIDPVEQVEVKSKASGEIIELPIQEGSFVHKGDLIARLNRVTAENDYEQAKADLAVAEATVRQRQRERDRAQSLMEQGLASANELDQVVLTYEQANSQFVRARAALSTAQERLEDTEVRAPIDGIVLTRPVEIGQVISSGTTTVTGGTLLCTVARMDKVYVVADVDETDIGRVEPGLVAKISPDAFSDLSLEGIVQRIAPLAKVEQNVTVFEVTALVKNEDFLLKAGMNATCEIVIAESRNTIMIPARAVQMRPRETRPENRDTTNVPRQFSASDAIAGEGPPRRGGRMGPAVEVRSNGLTQWRPVTTGLSNYEDIEIVEGVAEGDTVLYNLSSGALQQRADFRDRMRERSSVPGMQRSR, from the coding sequence ATGAAGCGGATCATCTGGGGAGTCATCATCGTCGCGTTAGTCGCCGGCGGGTATTGGTGGTACTCGAATCGCGGTGATGACGCGGCCACGGCCCTGTCGTTTGTGCGCGAGGCCGTCGCCGAACGAGGCGATCTGGTCGTATCGATCACCGCTACGGGTCGGATCGATCCGGTCGAGCAGGTCGAGGTCAAATCGAAGGCTTCCGGCGAAATCATCGAATTGCCGATCCAGGAGGGGAGCTTTGTTCATAAGGGAGATCTGATCGCGCGGCTCAACCGGGTCACGGCTGAAAACGACTATGAACAGGCCAAAGCCGATTTGGCGGTTGCCGAAGCGACTGTGCGGCAGCGTCAACGCGAACGCGACCGGGCCCAATCGCTGATGGAACAGGGCCTGGCATCGGCCAATGAACTCGATCAAGTCGTGCTGACCTATGAGCAGGCCAACTCGCAATTTGTGCGTGCACGGGCCGCGCTCTCAACGGCGCAGGAGCGATTGGAGGATACCGAAGTCCGCGCACCGATTGACGGTATCGTATTGACACGGCCCGTCGAGATCGGCCAGGTCATCTCCTCGGGGACCACGACCGTGACCGGCGGCACGTTGTTGTGCACCGTGGCCCGGATGGACAAAGTGTACGTTGTCGCCGACGTCGATGAGACCGACATCGGGCGCGTCGAGCCCGGCTTGGTCGCCAAAATCAGCCCCGATGCCTTCTCCGATCTGAGTCTGGAGGGCATCGTCCAGCGCATCGCGCCGCTGGCCAAAGTCGAGCAGAATGTCACGGTTTTCGAGGTCACCGCGCTCGTCAAAAACGAGGATTTCCTTCTGAAGGCGGGAATGAACGCCACCTGCGAGATTGTGATCGCCGAGTCGCGCAACACGATCATGATACCGGCGCGCGCGGTGCAGATGCGCCCACGCGAGACGCGCCCCGAAAACCGCGACACCACCAATGTTCCACGCCAGTTCTCCGCAAGCGATGCGATTGCCGGCGAGGGACCGCCGCGTCGTGGGGGCCGGATGGGACCGGCCGTCGAAGTACGGAGCAACGGACTGACTCAGTGGCGCCCGGTCACAACCGGCCTGTCCAACTACGAAGACATCGAAATCGTCGAGGGTGTGGCCGAGGGCGATACCGTTCTCTACAATCTGTCTTCCGGCGCCCTGCAGCAACGCGCCGATTTTCGTGACCGCATGCGCGAACGCAGCAGTGTGCCGGGCATGCAGCGCTCCCGCTGA
- the bshB1 gene encoding bacillithiol biosynthesis deacetylase BshB1, with protein MHKSHPAAAPYDLISVGAHPDDVEVGTGGVLCKMAQQGRKVGIVLLTEGEMGTGGNRGVRRKEADEAARIMGATIIKRFDWGDSKLADSYEHRAALAALIRKHRPRIILAPHWDGFTGRRQSHPDHLAAGRIVMNAANLASLAKLGGPHDAHRVAAIYHYFLPSSVSPSFVVDISAQFDQWMAALSAHKTQFLNPRKTRDYMWSLDTMARSFGARIGVRYGQGFLSAEPLRIDDPMTLVQGDQVVI; from the coding sequence ATGCACAAATCGCATCCCGCCGCCGCCCCGTACGACCTGATCTCTGTCGGAGCACACCCCGATGATGTCGAGGTCGGCACCGGCGGTGTCCTATGCAAGATGGCGCAGCAGGGACGGAAAGTCGGGATCGTTCTTCTCACCGAAGGTGAGATGGGGACCGGGGGCAACCGGGGTGTCCGTCGCAAGGAGGCCGATGAAGCCGCCCGCATCATGGGTGCGACGATCATCAAACGATTCGACTGGGGTGACTCGAAACTGGCCGACAGCTACGAGCACCGCGCGGCGCTGGCGGCGCTCATCCGCAAACACCGTCCCCGAATCATCCTCGCCCCGCATTGGGATGGATTCACGGGACGGCGGCAATCACACCCCGACCATCTGGCGGCTGGGCGCATTGTCATGAACGCCGCCAACCTCGCTTCGTTGGCAAAGCTCGGCGGTCCGCACGACGCACATCGCGTGGCGGCAATCTATCACTACTTTCTCCCTTCGAGCGTCAGCCCGTCGTTTGTCGTCGACATCTCCGCCCAGTTTGACCAGTGGATGGCGGCGCTCTCCGCGCACAAGACGCAGTTTCTCAACCCGAGGAAGACCCGCGACTATATGTGGTCGCTGGACACGATGGCCCGCTCCTTCGGAGCGCGGATCGGTGTTCGATACGGACAGGGGTTTCTCTCGGCGGAACCGTTGCGCATCGACGACCCCATGACCCTCGTACAGGGCGACCAAGTTGTGATCTGA
- a CDS encoding phosphatase PAP2 family protein, translating into MPDWLIAIDTRLFLQLNVGSANEFFDWLMPIVTSITYIRYAVAAALIPLVVFGGGKGRAVVLIAIVLVAITDQTASYLLKPLVGRPRPCHDVEGARILTRCGRTLSFPSGHATSTMAAALFFGLLYRRWLWTLIGVSVLVSYSRVYVGVHYPFDLLGGWVYGGLCGLGMISLYRRHLRVLLARWRVFADTPSAPGGAGDR; encoded by the coding sequence ATGCCCGACTGGCTGATCGCCATCGATACCCGTCTGTTTCTGCAACTCAACGTCGGCTCCGCCAACGAATTCTTCGACTGGCTCATGCCGATCGTGACGTCGATCACATACATCCGTTATGCGGTTGCGGCGGCATTGATTCCACTGGTTGTTTTCGGCGGAGGTAAAGGGCGGGCGGTCGTGCTGATTGCTATCGTACTGGTCGCGATCACCGATCAGACGGCATCGTATCTGCTCAAGCCGTTGGTGGGACGGCCCCGTCCCTGCCACGATGTCGAGGGGGCGCGCATCCTGACCCGCTGCGGCCGGACCTTGTCGTTTCCATCGGGTCATGCGACATCGACCATGGCGGCCGCGCTCTTCTTCGGTCTGCTTTATCGTCGGTGGCTCTGGACGTTGATCGGGGTGTCTGTCCTGGTTTCGTATTCACGCGTCTATGTCGGCGTTCATTATCCCTTCGACTTGCTGGGCGGCTGGGTCTACGGCGGCCTCTGCGGGCTGGGGATGATCTCGCTGTATCGGCGTCATCTGCGCGTGTTGCTGGCTCGTTGGCGGGTTTTCGCCGATACGCCTTCAGCACCCGGCGGAGCGGGGGACCGATGA
- the modA gene encoding molybdate ABC transporter substrate-binding protein has protein sequence MMARIVGWTMLLLAILGACSPGKQKKPLVILAAASLQNPLDSLLSEFERENDTDVRVAYGASGMLAQQIRSGARADLFLTADTTWIERLLDGDVDRIAAWTPWLTNRLVVAVHKNATYRVDSLADLKAEAIAHIVIADPQSAPVGRYAEAALRQCGLSGQVQDRMIIAENAAAATRTLRVGLADAAIVYETDLRPFTDLRIGCIVPDTLYPPVVYGLVVLDRMPANDASRAELLGFLISERARSVFAQAGFQPLPQQMRLSAGGQ, from the coding sequence ATGATGGCGCGGATCGTCGGCTGGACGATGCTGCTTTTGGCAATCCTGGGAGCGTGCTCTCCCGGTAAGCAGAAGAAACCGCTGGTGATCCTCGCGGCGGCATCGCTGCAGAATCCTCTGGATTCATTGCTGTCGGAGTTTGAGCGGGAAAACGACACCGACGTGCGGGTCGCCTACGGCGCATCGGGGATGCTCGCGCAGCAGATCCGCAGCGGCGCGCGGGCCGATCTGTTTCTCACCGCCGACACGACATGGATCGAACGGTTGCTCGACGGCGACGTCGACCGCATAGCGGCATGGACTCCGTGGCTGACCAATCGGCTGGTCGTCGCGGTGCATAAAAACGCAACGTACCGCGTCGATTCATTGGCTGATTTGAAAGCGGAAGCGATCGCACACATCGTGATCGCCGATCCACAGTCAGCACCGGTCGGGCGGTATGCCGAAGCCGCATTGCGCCAGTGCGGCCTCTCTGGGCAGGTGCAGGACCGCATGATCATCGCGGAGAATGCCGCGGCGGCGACGCGAACGCTGCGCGTCGGATTGGCCGATGCGGCGATCGTCTATGAGACCGACCTGCGGCCGTTCACGGATTTGCGCATCGGTTGCATCGTTCCCGACACGCTTTATCCTCCTGTTGTATATGGATTGGTCGTGCTCGACCGGATGCCCGCAAACGATGCGTCACGCGCCGAACTGCTCGGTTTCCTGATTTCCGAACGCGCGCGATCGGTGTTTGCACAGGCGGGATTTCAGCCGTTGCCGCAACAGATGCGTTTGTCGGCAGGTGGACAGTGA
- the modB gene encoding molybdate ABC transporter permease subunit, with protein sequence MTQADWDALRLSLVIALGATAWITIPGIAVGGLLGRRKLRGRALIESVVALPLVLPPVVTGFAVLYLSSPRGPLGSVWDAIGGTPAFTPWGAILASGIVAFPLLARSAAAAFAGVDERLVDTARGFGAGRVLILRSVIWPQTKAGIGSGVLLAFGRALGEFGATVIVAGNIPGMTQTIPSAIYQRVQIGDDAGALRLVLIAAILALATIGWATVILNRRSVVQ encoded by the coding sequence GTGACGCAGGCCGATTGGGATGCGCTGCGTCTGTCGCTGGTGATCGCACTCGGGGCGACCGCATGGATCACGATTCCCGGGATCGCAGTCGGCGGACTACTCGGACGCAGGAAACTGCGAGGACGCGCCCTGATCGAATCCGTTGTCGCATTGCCGTTGGTATTGCCGCCGGTTGTGACTGGGTTTGCCGTACTCTATCTCTCGTCGCCGCGCGGGCCGCTCGGATCGGTCTGGGATGCGATTGGAGGTACACCCGCGTTCACACCGTGGGGCGCGATACTGGCGTCGGGAATCGTCGCCTTTCCGCTTCTTGCCCGCAGCGCGGCGGCGGCATTTGCCGGAGTCGATGAACGATTGGTCGACACGGCGCGCGGTTTCGGCGCCGGCCGCGTCCTGATTCTCCGGTCAGTGATCTGGCCACAAACGAAAGCCGGTATCGGTTCGGGTGTGTTGCTGGCGTTCGGACGCGCATTGGGTGAATTCGGCGCGACCGTGATCGTTGCCGGAAACATTCCGGGAATGACGCAGACGATTCCCTCGGCCATCTACCAGCGCGTGCAAATCGGCGATGACGCCGGCGCGTTGCGGCTCGTATTGATCGCGGCGATTCTTGCTCTCGCCACGATCGGCTGGGCAACCGTGATACTGAATCGCCGCAGTGTTGTTCAATGA
- a CDS encoding SDR family NAD(P)-dependent oxidoreductase translates to MNPLSTKRVLVTGAAGFIGSHLTERLMGLGSRVRALLRYDSQNRLGHLAELPNLDKIEIVRGDLKDPEAVRSVVNGCEYVFHLGALIGIPFSYQNPTDYVQTNVVGTLHVLNACRDAGVRRLVHTSTSEVYGTAQFVPITLDHSRRGQSPYAASKIGADALVESYARAFDLPAVILRPFNTYGPRQSPRAVIPTIIRQALTGNVIRLGATDPTRDFLYVADTVSGFIAAATADLPPGTELHIGTGVETSIGDVVKIVGEILGKPLDVVTEPQRIRPAQSEVERLCCDYSRASDLMGWNPTVDVKSGITKVIDWMMKQESASHAARLPHEQYTT, encoded by the coding sequence ATGAACCCGCTGTCGACAAAGCGTGTCCTTGTCACCGGCGCGGCCGGATTCATCGGCTCGCATCTGACCGAACGATTGATGGGATTGGGCTCGCGCGTTCGCGCCCTGCTGCGTTATGACTCACAAAACCGCCTGGGCCATCTCGCAGAACTGCCCAACCTTGACAAGATCGAAATCGTCCGCGGTGATCTGAAAGACCCTGAAGCGGTTCGAAGCGTAGTAAACGGTTGCGAGTATGTTTTCCATCTTGGCGCATTAATCGGGATTCCGTTTTCGTATCAGAATCCCACAGACTACGTGCAGACCAACGTCGTCGGCACTCTGCATGTTCTTAATGCCTGTCGCGATGCGGGCGTGAGGCGGCTGGTGCATACGTCGACATCGGAGGTCTACGGCACCGCGCAATTCGTGCCGATCACGCTCGATCATTCTCGTCGTGGACAGTCGCCGTATGCGGCGTCGAAGATCGGCGCCGATGCGTTGGTCGAGTCATACGCTCGTGCCTTCGATCTACCCGCGGTGATCCTGAGGCCGTTTAACACCTATGGCCCGCGCCAGTCGCCGCGCGCAGTCATCCCGACAATCATCCGTCAGGCGCTGACCGGGAACGTGATTCGTCTGGGCGCGACCGATCCGACACGCGACTTTCTGTATGTCGCCGATACGGTGTCGGGATTCATCGCCGCGGCGACAGCAGATCTGCCGCCGGGCACCGAACTGCACATCGGCACCGGAGTGGAGACTTCAATCGGCGATGTCGTGAAGATTGTCGGGGAGATCCTGGGCAAACCGCTCGATGTCGTCACCGAACCGCAGCGCATCCGTCCCGCACAGTCCGAGGTCGAACGCCTCTGCTGCGACTACTCCCGTGCCAGCGACCTGATGGGCTGGAACCCGACGGTGGATGTGAAATCAGGAATCACCAAAGTCATCGACTGGATGATGAAGCAAGAGTCTGCATCACACGCCGCTCGCCTGCCCCACGAGCAGTACACGACCTGA